A single region of the Kineosporiaceae bacterium SCSIO 59966 genome encodes:
- a CDS encoding helix-turn-helix transcriptional regulator: MMQERERPLLDDAVLAAAARVMSEHGWHDFTLERVADAAGVSRVTLYRRGVSKDLLVEALTVGAAQAWQAALWPALTGRGNAAERMRAALQACCDVVEEHLALLAGLSTAPDPLFHLDDPAPGRHDTREVYVRPFERLLLDGAAEGSLSPQDDPERTATVLFNVVPRTYLHLRVAHGWGPEETVTALNRLLLDGLLPRPTEPDR, from the coding sequence GCGGTGCTGGCCGCCGCCGCGCGGGTGATGTCCGAGCACGGCTGGCACGACTTCACGCTCGAGCGGGTCGCCGATGCCGCCGGGGTCTCCCGGGTGACGCTCTACCGCCGCGGAGTCAGCAAGGACCTGCTGGTGGAGGCGCTCACCGTCGGAGCGGCCCAGGCCTGGCAGGCGGCGTTGTGGCCGGCGCTGACCGGTCGCGGCAACGCGGCGGAGCGCATGCGGGCGGCGCTGCAGGCGTGCTGTGACGTCGTCGAGGAGCACCTCGCGCTGCTCGCCGGCCTGTCGACCGCGCCGGACCCGCTGTTCCACCTCGACGACCCCGCACCGGGGCGGCACGACACCCGCGAGGTCTACGTGCGGCCCTTCGAGCGGCTGCTGCTCGACGGAGCCGCGGAGGGCAGCCTGTCGCCTCAGGACGACCCCGAGAGGACCGCCACGGTGCTGTTCAACGTCGTCCCCCGCACGTACCTCCACCTCCGCGTCGCCCACGGCTGGGGACCGGAGGAGACCGTCACCGCACTGAACCGGCTGCTGCTGGACGGGCTGCTGCCGCGACCCACCGAGCCTGACCGCTGA